One genomic segment of Drosophila melanogaster chromosome 3L includes these proteins:
- the mthl8 gene encoding methuselah-like 8, isoform B has product MAQFCILGVLLILSGTHCSWGFHEETHYPCAFIDTANITGSYGLDGPFVHNWTVIPRHFVAVYDFVIENGIRIPASRHLRACVCKTKPCVRICCLRGEIYDLEKRQCLVPVAGVSSLPSHSHMEVELGNGSLRLVKLQPRFSIHVETPCEHMKAVTKGSEYVHWTLHENGTISHRGHIFSKHYCFTPLLHGNSTWEWQPLACAPEKLYFVLGVREWTYAICLLIAILSMFIVLMVYLMCSEMRNSFYGVAIKAYAICMILGYALLAYLTLHNPANLSNAACRILPSLALMNLVLSFYILSFIAFKLYLSFYGVVFTKLMFWLIFTPIVLVAVGWSFFVGFSYYGSRLIFGGDTCWFDPRNWSVMIYFYAPVFVACAISGFFYVLSQIYIRDQPDIETEKSFESIEKNRFKSFWKYFGYTAVVWVVCICSFAFNYYWENRSHLNYAVSFCMAFHGFAALYALIGKNQQIQNFLRRIDNGEDTCENSVPLSSFG; this is encoded by the exons ATGGCGCAGTTCTGCATTCTTGGAGTCCTCCTCATTCTTTCTGGAACACACTGCTCGTGGGGATTCCATGAAGAGACACATTATCCGTGTGCCTTTATCGATACGGCAAACATAACGGGGAGCTACGGCTTAGATGGCCCATTTGTGCACAACTGGACGGTGATTCCCCGTCACTTCGTAGCCGTGTACGACTTTGTCATCGAAAATGGCATCCGCATCCCCGCAAGCAGGCATCTCAGAGCCTGTGTCTGTAAGACCAAACCCTGTGTACGGATTTGCTGTTTACGGGGAGAAATCTACGACCTGGAGAAGAGGCAGTGCTTAGTCCCTGTGGCCGGGGTGTCCAGCCTTCCCTCCCATAGCCATATGGAGGTGGAGTTGGGCAACGGCAGTCTGCGTCTAGTGAAACTGCAACCCCGTTTTAGCATCCACGTGGAAACACCATGTGAGCACATGAAAGCCGTAACCAAGGGCTCGGAATACGTTCACTGGACACTTCATGAG AACGGAACCATCAGCCACCGAGGACACATATTTTCTAAGCATTACTGCTTCACTCCGCTGCTCCATGGGAACTCCACCTGGGAGTGGCAGCCATTGGCCTGTGCACCAGAAAAACTATATTTCGTCTTGGGGGTGCGGGAGTGGACATACGCCATAT GTCTCTTGATAGCTATTCTATCAATGTTTATCGTGCTGATGGTCTACCTTATGTGTTCGGAAATGCGCAACAGTTTCTACGGTGTGGCCATAAAGGCGTACGCCATTTGTATGATCTTGGGATATGCCCTACTGGCTTATCTCACGCTCCACAACCCAGCAAATCTCTCAAATGCGGCTTGTCGTATTCTAC caagtTTGGCGTTGATGAACTTGGTGCTTTCCTTTTACATTCTGAGCTTTATTGCATTTAAGCTGTACTTGAGCTTTTATGGCGTTGTCTTCACAAAACTGATGTTTTGGCTAATATTTACTCCCATCGTACTGGTAGCCGTGGGCTGGTCTTTCTTTGTGGGTTTCAGTTATTACGGCTCTAGGCTCATCTTCGGAGGCGATACATGCTGGTTTGATC CACGCAATTGGTCCGTTATGATATATTTTTACGCTCCTGTTTTCGTGGCTTGCGCCATTAGCGGTTTCTTCTATGTCCTGAGCCAGATCTACATCCGTGATCAGCCAGATATCGAGACGGAGAAGAGCTTCGAGTCCATAGAGAAGAACCGATTCAAATCATTTTGGAAGTACTTTGGCTACACGGCAGTCGTATGGGTCGTTTGCATATGCTCCTTTGCCTTTAACTACTACTGGGAGAACAGATCCCACCTTAACTACGCTGTAAGCTTCTGCATGGCCTTCCACGGGTTTGCGGCCCTCTATGCGCTGATTGGAAAGAATCAGCAAATCCAAAATTTTCTGCGGCGCATAGATAA TGGCGAAGATACCTGTGAAAACTCAGTTCCGCTCTCGAGTTTTGGTTAA